tctctctctctctctctctctctctctctctctctctctctctctctctctctctctctctctctctctctctctctctctctctttctctctctctttcatcaatctattctctctcttctctctctctctctctctctctctctctctctctctctctctctctctctctctctctctctctctctctctctctctttctatctatcatctccctctctctctctctctctctctctctctctctctctctctctctctctctctctctctctctctctctctctctctctttctctcttctctatctatctctctttctctctctctctctctctctctctctctctctctctctctctctctctctctctatctctctctctctctctctctctctctttctatctctctttctctctctctctctctctctctctctctctctctctctctctctctctctctctctctctctctctctctctctctctctctctctctctatgcgtgTTTTCTCTGCCTGGAATCTTAATtgtgatccatttttttttttttttttggaggggagagggggaagggggagggattgtcAGGTTGTGttggttcttcttttctctttctctttctacttgctgatttttattctttgtttgtttgtttatttttgtttctctctgtctctcttctacgtcttgttctctctgttttctttctttctttgtctctctccatctctatgtgcttgttctctctctattttattgtctccttttctttcttcttctctctctctctctctctctctctctctctctctctctctctctctctctctctctttctctctctttctgtgtgtgtatatgtgggtgtgtgtatgtgtgtgtgtgcgtgtgtgagtattatACAAAATGTGTTGTTACCCTCGAAAATAATCTTTATTGGATGAAAATAGACACACGAAGGGAAAATATAGATGCAAAATAATCTGCCCAACCATTAAAAACAAAACTTAcatataaaccaaaaataaataaagctaaaaaaaacacaaagaggagACAACCCGAGGGAAAGAAAGTGTAACACATGTACCCATTTGTAAATACACGAGTTTCCCTTCCAAATATCTATCATATCTGCCAATAGAAAACGGTCGGgtcatgtatatgaaaatattattGGTTTGCTCAAGAGTCATTTGTAAACGCTGTATCTTTTCGGACTACAGATGAGGTTCTGAGAGCAGGCTTCTGTATTTTATAGTGGTGGGTGTgcttgtcttgctctctctctctctctctcttctttctttctttttctctctctttctaagtctctcactctttctaaatcttttgtttctctcagtcactctctctctctctctctttctctctctctctctgtctctgtctctgtctgtctctctctctctctctctctctctctctctctctctctctctgttctctctctctctgtctctctctctctctctctctctctctctctctctctctctctttctatctctctctcttctttctttttctctctcctttttcgtctctctctctctcagtctctctctctctatctctctctctctctctctctctctctctccctctctctctctctctctctctctctctctctctctctctctctgtctgtctctctctctcttctttctttctttttctctctctttctaaatctctctccctctctctctctctctctctctctctctctctctctctctcctctctctctctcttctctgtctctctctctctctccctctctctccctctctctctctcctctctccctctctctcctctctctctctctctctctctttctctccctctctcccactctccctctcttctatcttttcttctctttctctctctctttatctgtccatctatctccgccccctctcccccccatcccaccctccctctcaccaacaCAGATTGTCTCAATCAAAAATGCAAATATATCTCCTATATTTTTCCTGGAAAATTCCTATACACTGTAAGGGATATAAAGTTCATaactctcttgttgttgttgttttatctcttggttgtggttgttgtggttatgatagttgttgtggttgtggtagtaGTTGTGCTTGTAGTAGTTATTGGGGTTGctgtagttgtggttgtggttgtgatagttgttgtggttgtgatagTAGTTGTGCTTGTAGTAGTTATTGGGGTTActgtagttgtggttgtggttgtgatagtTATTGTGGTTGTAATAGTAGTTGTGCTTGTTGTCGTTATTGGGGTTGCTGTAGTTATGGTTGTGGTTATGATAGTTATTGTGGTTGTGATAGTAGTTGTGCTTGTTGTCGTTATTGGGGTTGCTGTAgttatggttgtggttgtgatagcTATTGTGGTTGTAATAGTAGTTGTGCTTGTAGTAGTTATTGGGGTTGCtctagttgtggttgttgtggttgtgatagTTATTGTGGTTGTAATAGTAGTTGTGCTTGTAGTAGCTATTGGGGTTGCTCTAGTTGTGGTCGTTGGGGGTGTGATAGTTATTGTGGTTGTAATAGTAGTTGTGCTTGTAGTAGCTATTGTGGTTGCTGTAGTTATGGTTGTGGCTGTTGTGGTTGTGATAGTTATTGTGGTTGTGATAGTAGTTGTGCTTGTAGTAGCTATTGTGGTTGCTGTAGTTATGGTTGTGGCTGTTGTGGTTGTGATAGTTATTGTGGTTGTAATAGCAGTTGTGCTTGTAgtagttattgtggttgttgtagttatggttgtggttgttgtggttgtgatagTTATTTTGGTTGTGGTAGTAGTTGTGcttgttgtagttattgtggtTGCTGTAgttatggttgtggttgtgatagtTATTTTGGTTGTGATAGTAGTTGTGCTTGTAGTAGTTATTTgtggttgctctctctctctctctctctctctctctctctctctctctctctctctctctctctctctctccttctctattctttgtatgtatatatatatatatatatatatatatatatatatatatatatatatatatatatatatatatataacatatatatatatatatatatatatatactctctctctctctctctctctctccctctctctctctctctcttgtctgtctttattctttctccctctctctctctctctctctctctctctctctctctctctctctctctctctctctctctctctctctctctctctctctctctctagctctcgcttctctctgtctctctctgtctctctgtctctctctccctctctctctctctctctctctctctctctctctctctctctctctctctctctctctctccctctctctctctctctctctctccctctctctctctctcctctctctctctctctctctctctctctctccctctctctctctctctctctctctctctctctctctctctctctctcttctttctttctttctttcttctctctctctctctcgctctctctctctccctctccctctctcgctctctctctctttttccctctctctctctctctctctctctctctctctctctctctctctctctctctctctctctctctctctctctctctctttctctctct
This genomic interval from Penaeus vannamei isolate JL-2024 chromosome 35, ASM4276789v1, whole genome shotgun sequence contains the following:
- the LOC138859377 gene encoding integumentary mucin C.1-like, whose protein sequence is MTTTSTTTITTTITITTTTTTTRATPITTTSTTPITTTIAITTTTTTTITTETTITTTSTTIITTKITITTTTTCIGIFQENIRDIFAFLIEKICVATTITTTSTTTTTTKITITTTTTTTITTTTTITTTSTTAITTTITITTTTATTITTATTIATTSTTTITTTITITTTTATTITTATTIATTSTTTITTTITITPPTTTTRATPIATTSTTTITTTITITTTTTTTRATPITTTSTTTITTTIAITTTTITTATPITTTSTTTITTTITIITTTITTATPITTTSTTTITTTITITTTTTTTVTPITTTSTTTITTTTTITTTTTTTATPITTTSTTTTTTTTTIITTTTTTKR